From Primulina huaijiensis isolate GDHJ02 chromosome 15, ASM1229523v2, whole genome shotgun sequence, one genomic window encodes:
- the LOC140958431 gene encoding 8-hydroxygeraniol dehydrogenase-like, with amino-acid sequence MSKSPEIVHPVKAVGWASKDTSGILAPFKFSRRATGEHDVRFKVLYCGVCHSDLHMAKNDWGFTIYPIVPGHEIVGIVTEVGEKVEKFKVGDKVGVGCLVGSCRQCDQCAVDLENYCPKQILTYSMPYFDGTVTYGGYSEIMVAEEHFVIRWPENLPLDVGAPLLCAGITTYSPLRYFGLDKPGMKIGVVGLGGLGHLAVKFSKAFGTHVTVISSSINKKKEAIDILGIDEFLVSHDQEQMQAAAGTLDGIIDTVSATHPLVPLISLLKPHGKLVLVGVPEKPLELPSLPLIIGRKSVSGSGIGGIKETQEMIDFAAKHKILPEVEMIHIDFINTAMERLVKSDVKYRFVIDIEKSLKVD; translated from the exons ATGTCGAAATCACCAGAAATAGTGCACCCCGTGAAGGCTGTTGGATGGGCTTCAAAGGACACTTCTGGGATCTTAGCTCCTTTCAAGTTCTCTAGAAG GGCTACTGGGGAGCATGATGTACGGTTCAAAGTTCTATATTGTGGGGTGTGCCATTCTGATCTTCATATGGCCAAGAATGACTGGGGATTCACCATATATCCTATTGTTCCTGG GCATGAAATTGTCGGGATAGTGACTGAGGTTGGTGAAAAGGTGGAGAAGTTCAAGGTTGGGGACAAAGTAGGCGTGGGATGCTTGGTAGGGTCGTGCCGCCAATGTGATCAGTGCGCTGTCGATCTAGAAAATTACTGTCCCAAACAAATACTCACATATAGTATGCCTTACTTTGATGGTACTGTGACATACGGAGGTTACTCTGAGATCATGGTTGCTGAGGAGCATTTCGTCATTCGTTGGCCTGAGAATCTGCCTCTTGATGTTGGCGCTCCTCTCTTATGTGCTGGGATCACGACTTACAGCCCATTAAGGTACTTTGGACTTGACAAGCCGGGGATGAAAATCGGTGTGGTTGGTCTTGGTGGCCTCGGCCACCTGGCCGTGAAGTTTTCTAAGGCTTTCGGGACTCATGTGACAGTCATCAGCTCGTCGATTAACAAAAAGAAGGAAGCTATTGACATTCTTGGCATCGATGAGTTTTTAGTTAGCCATGACCAAGAGCAGATGCag GCTGCAGCAGGGACGCTGGATGGTATCATTGACACCGTGTCCGCGACTCATCCTCTAGTACCTTTAATAAGCTTGTTAAAGCCCCATGGAAAGCTTGTCTTGGTCGGTGTTCCAGAAAAGCCTCTGGAGTTGCCCTCCTTGCCCCTGATTATAG GGAGGAAGTCGGTATCCGGAAGTGGAATCGGAGGAATAAAAGAGACGCAAGAGATGATCGATTTTGCCGCGAAACACAAAATACTACCAGAGGTGGAGATGATCCATATAGATTTCATAAACACAGCTATGGAGCGTCTGGTGAAATCTGATGTGAAGTATCGGTTCGTCATTGACATCGAAAAGTCGTTGAAAGTTGATTAA